ATATAACCATCGGCATCTACGCCCAGGGATAAGCGATGATGCCCATCGGGATAAGCCTGATAATCGGGAGCATCCACCGCAGTGACAATGCGAGAACCATCTGGCCGGATCTGCACAATCTGCGGACGACGCGTATCATCGAGCCAGGTGTAATAAACATGCCCACGGTAGCTGGAGATCGGGGAATATATGAAGGTCCCCGGCCCATTGCCGACCGAGGTCGGAGTTTGAAATAGACGCTGCATGCGCAAAACTTCCGGCTGCACCACAGTCACAGGCTCCACGTCAAAGACGCCAGACGCTCTGCAGACAGAAATGCCTGACGACCCTATCGATAGCGACAAACTCACAGTAAGCAGCACAGCATGCATCCTCATATTCAACGACGAATCACCATATTTCAGATCGCCTGTCAACGGGCAAAGAGATGCTCCCACCAAAAATTCAAACGCGAGCCGAAGCTTAGATACGCATTGCTTACTGTGGATCTAGTAGTAGCCTAAAGGGCGATGAACAAATCTCTGTTTCTGCTGCTCTTTCGACGAATCACCCAATCGTTTTGGTTTATTCCTGCCGGCCTCTTTCTCTCAGCGATTTGTATCGCCTTCCTACTCACAGGCACAGACCACCTCCTAGGACTCCACCAGCGGCTCCAGAACTTCGAATGGCTCGTTGCCAGCAGCCCGGATGGTGCACGTGCGGTGCTCTCGACGATCGCAGGCTCGATGATCACTGTCGCGGGCGTGTTGATTTCGACCACCATCGTGGTGCTCACCCTCGCCTCGCAGCAGTATGGTCCCCGCTTAGTAAAAAACTTTATAGAAGACCGCCCCAGCCAGATTGTGATCGGCTCATTTGCCGCCTGCTTCATATACAGCATTCTCATTATGCGCAACATTCACTCCGGCGAGGTGGAGTTCGTGCCGCACCTATCCATCCTGGTCGCGGTGGTTGCCGCTGTCGTGTGTATCGGGATGATGATTTATTTCATCCATCACATCTCTGTCACAATTCAAGTGCAGTCCATTCTAGAGCGCGTGCACGAAGACCTCAGTGGATTGGTGCATGACATTTTCCCAGAGAACCTATCAAAGCCATTGGATACGCCAGCTGTAGTGCTGGAGCAAGAGGCCGTCGCGGCCAGCCTGCAAGCTAAGATCGCGAGCCCCATCACCACCCCCAAGCCCGGCTACTTACAGGCTGTTCGTAGTGATCGCTTGCTAGAACTGGCGCAAACGCACGCTCTCATCGTCAAACTGCACGTTCAGCCCGGCACGTTCCTACTCCAAAACGAGCATGTCTGCCAAGCCTTCGCCGACGAAGCACTTTGCGAGGACACTGCCGAAACTTTACTCAGCTGTTTCGTGTTTGGCCGCTTTCCAACCAGTGAGCAGGACTTGACCTTTCCAATCAAGCAATTGGAAGAGATGGCGATACGGGCGCTGTCCCCCGGCATCAACGATCCACACACCGCAATCGAGTGCATCGATTACCTCGCCACATCACTACGGGCAATCGCCCAGCGACCATTCCCGTCGAACTATCGAGCCGATGCGGAAGGAGCACTGCGCCTCATCACGCCCAAGCACGATTTCGAAAAAATCCTGCGGACCGCATTTCAACAGATCCACCATTATGGTCGCGAAGATGTCAATGTGGTGAGCCGAATCTTCATGGCTTTACAAAAAATTGGCGACGATCCTGCGCTCGATGGAGCACGTCGGGACAGTCTGACCAAGTTTGCCAAAGAACTGCTGGATAAAAGCGAGGCCTGCGCCAGCTGCGAAGGCGACAAACAACAGATCCGAGAGGCCTATCAGGCCGCGGTGAAGACACATTTAACTGAGATACCCGTTTAAAATAAACGCCCCACGAGTTCACTCGACCTGCAGTATTAAACCTTTGAGGTAGCGGCTCTCAGGAAAGTTCAACAAAACAGGAAAATCGAAAGGCTGTGCGGTGCGGGCAAAGATGCGGGCTTCGCGCCCCGCAGCACTCGCTGCCTGCGCCACCACGGCTTCGAATGCAGCAGCCGTGGTCGTGGTAGAGCGACAGTAAGTCGCCAGCAGCCCGCCCTCCGGCAGACAAGTAAATGCACTGGTATGCAGCGCCTCTACCCGAACAGCATCGAAAGCTTCCGTATGTGGCGGATCGAGAATAATCGCATCCAAATCGCCGACACCACGCTCTGCCAAAAATGCAGCCACATCGGCATCGATGGTTTCCACAAAACAGTTGTTCTTTTGCGCCTGCGCACCGATTGCTTTAATGCAAATTTCCGAGCAATCGACCGCCACCACGTGCTCGGCTCCATTGCGTGCCGCTTGTAGTGCAAAGGCACCGCTGTGTGCGTAGCCATCCAGCACCGTACGACCTTCACACAAGCTGCCGACGAGGGCGTGTTGCTCACGCTGATCCAGATAAAAACGCGGCTTTTCCGTGTTGAGCAGATCGATCCGATAGGCGATGCCGTCGATCTCGATCCAGCGTGCTTTAAGATTTTGCCCGCTCAAAGTCTGTGCGGTCCCCGGCTTCAAAAATACAATTTCCTTCGGCTCACAGGCTTCCTTCAGCGACTCCACAATCGCATCCATCACAGCATCCACAACTGGGTGCGTCGAAGTCACCGTGAGCACCCCGTCGTATAGCTCCACTTCGAGACCGGGCAAATAGTCGGCATCCGAGCAGATCAGACGCTGGCAATGCTCATCGCTGCGGCGGGCCAGCGCATCGTTGATCGCGCCCGCGAGATAGGCACCGTCAAAATGTGCCCCTTCGGCATAGCTGAAACGTCGCCATGCAGCCGACGGATCACGGGGATCGAACAGACCGCTTCCAAGCACTTGACCAGAAACATCGAGTAAGGTCGCCACACAGGGAGCTTCCGGCAACGGGCCAGAGAGTGCCTCCAACGAAACCCACGGGTGCCCCGCGCCTTGAGCGGCCCCAGTCAGTTGAATACTAGTTAAATTTTCCATAAGTCTAAAATCAGCGAGCCTTAATAAACAAGCGGGCTGACAGCGCCAGCATCACTAAATTCGGAATCCATGCGGCCAGCATCGCGGAAACGAGCTGACGCTCTCCCAGAATCGATGCGACGCTCATTAAGACATAAAAAATCGCAAAGAACCCCATCGCCTTGGAGACACCAATCATAGGATTCGTGCGAACGCCCGCAACCGCAAATGGCACCGCAATGCCAACCACGACCAAGCAACTGAAAGGTGCCGCCAACAAGGAATAATACTGCACCAAGTAGGCACGCACAGACGGATTCTCCTCTGGCGTTACGGTATCTATTATACGCTTCAATTCGTTGAGCGAGAGCTCCTTGGGCTTCTTATGCAGCGCCAGCATGAGCGTGGGATCTTCGTCAAAGTCCTCGAACTTCTTTTCTTTAAACGTAAGTGCACGCAACGGATCGCCCGTCTCGGGGTCCAGCATCAGCTCACGCCCATTGATAAAGACCCAACTGCCTTGAGTATTATCGAAATAGGCCTCACTGGCTGAAATGCGGCTGAGCTCTTGCCCGGACTGATCACGACTGTGCACGTTCACCCCCAGCCCCAGCCAAGCCCGCTCACTGAAGCGATTCATAAACCACAAACGCCCATCTTTGAGGTTATCAAATCCAAGATTGTAAATCAGCCCCACCTCGCGCGCATCCTGCTCCACTTCATCGGCCGCAAACTCAAGATTATCAAAAAATGTGCGCGACTGCTCCACCGATTTCGGAATGACCGAAGCGGTCAGGTAAAACAGCAAGGCAGTGAGCAGCAGGCCAGCGCCCCACAGGGAGCGACTGATCCGGAAGAGGCTCGCCCCGGATGCACGCATCGCGATGATTTCATTATTCCGGTGTAAGGTGCCAAGCGTAAACAGTAGCGATACCAGTAATGCGATGGGCAAAATAGCAGGTAAATAACTCGGCAAAGCCAGACTGTAATAAAAAAGTATTTGCTGAAAACTGGCATCGGTATCCAGCAAGTCGGGCAAGGAGTCATACATGTTCTGCAGAATCAGAATACCGATAATCACGCCCATTGTGAGCGTGAAACCAATAAGCCATTCCTTCAAAACATAGCGATCAATCAAAGACATTCCGCGATCTAAAAGCCCCCGCTGCGTAAAGTCACTCCGATAGCTTGGATTTTTTTCTGGCGCAGAGCCCCTAGCGGTCACTTGATACTATTCAAGATGGTTAAACGAATCAAAGAATCCTGGAACTCGCGACTCGGTGTCATTTTAGCGGTCGCGGGTAGTGCCGTGGGGCTGGGCAATTTCCTACGCTTCCCCGGACAAGCAGCGGAATACGGCGGTGGTGCCTTCATGTTGGCCTACTTTATCTCTTTTCTCCTAATCGGGCTGCCCATCTGTTGGGCGGAATGGATCATGGGCCGCCATGGCGGACAGGCTGGCTTTAATTCATGCCCAGGCATCTTCAACTACATCACCCGTCATCCGGCCTTCAAATACGTCGGCGTGATCGGGGTGTTGATTCCGGTAATCATCTACATGTATTATGTGTATATCGAAGCCTGGTGCCTCGGCTATGCAGTCAATTTTCTAACGGGAGACATGGACTTCGCCACAGTCGAGCAATCCGGCGAATTCTGGGGCAATTTCATCGGCATCGGCGCAGACGGCAGTGCGCTGGGCTTTGGCCTGCAGCAAGTAGGATTTTACCTCCTACTGGTGTTCCTTTTGAACTTTATTCTGATTTATCGCGGCATCTCCAAGGGGATTGAATTGTTCTGCAAATATGCGATGCCAACCCTGGTATTCATCGCGTTCATCATTCTGCTACGGGTATTGACACTGGGCACCCCAGACGCCGAGCACCCCGCGCGTAACGTAAGTAACGGCTTGGGCTTCATGTGGAACCCGGTCAAACACGTGGTCGAACTCAAAGACGAGACCGGAGAGTGGATCGTAGATCGCGAGGTCGTCGACGAACAGCGCCTGGCCGCCGTGAACGCCGCCGCTGCCAATAGCGAGACCATGCGCGTGCGCCATATTTCAATGCGCCAACAATTACTCAACCCACAGCTGTGGTTAGCGGCGGCGGGACAAATCTTCTTCTCTCTCTCGGTGGGCTTTGGCGTAATCATCACCTACTCCAGCTATATGTCGAAAAACGACGACGTGGTGCTCAGTGGCCTGGCGGCCACCAGTGCCAACGAGTTTTGTGAAGTCGCCTTGGGTGGACTGATCACCCTGCCTGCGGCGGTCACTTTTCTCGGCGTCGCTGGCGTCGCGGGCATGGGCACCTTCGGACTAGGCTTTAATGTGCTACCAATGGTCTTTGCCAATATGGCTTTTGGCGAAATATTTGGCTTTCTGTTTTTCTTCCTGCTGTTCCTCGCAGCTGTTACCAGCTCGCTGTCCATGCTACAACCGGGCATCGCGTTCCTAGAAGAAGCGATGAAAATCAACCGCAAACAATCGGTCGCACTACTGGGTTTGATCACAGCGATCGGCTGCGGCTTCGTCGTCTACTTCAGTAAAGATGTGAAAGCGCTCGACACCATGGACTTCTGGGTCGGCACTTTCCTGATCTTCATACTCGCGACCATGCAAATCATTATTTTTGGCTGGATGCTGGGAGCCGAGAAAGGCCTGGAATTATCGCATCAAGGTGCCGCCATCCGTATCCCACGCTTTTTCACGTTTGTGATGAAATATGTCAGCCCAAGTTTGCTACTAATCATTTTTGCGCTGTGGATGGCCACAAATATATTTGGGGTCAATCTCAGCACCGGCGAAGCCCATTATAGTAGCTATGTAGTCGATCTTTTTATAGAGCCCAATACCGTGGCACGCTTAAGTGTAGGACTGATCTTACTCGTAGCGGCGCTATTTACCATAATCACCGTAATCAACCCTGGCTACAAAAACCTTAAGAAGGGAAAATAAACTATGACAACCGCAGGCTGGATAATCATGACACTCTCTGTAGGCTCGGTCAGCGCCCTACTCTTTTGGTGCGTCTATAAAGTAATGACGACGCCGGATGAGACCGAACACATCCATGGATTCGAACAAGAAACCCCGGATAACGACTAAAAATCACAAATTAAAAGCATCTCGAAAGACGTCGCGGGCAGTTTCAAACTCAAGCCGAATGGTCGCCTCAATTTGAGAGATGTCAGTCAGTTGCTTCTCATCGATCGCTTGCTCGATCCCGCGATAGAAAGATGCCAAGCGTGCCAGCCCCATATTCCCCGCACTGCCTGCGATAAAGTGCACGATATTGCGTAACTGCAATACATCGCCCTGCGCACAAACTTCTGGCAACAACTCCAGCTTGGCAGCACTCTCATTGGCAAACAGGTCAAATAGCTCAGCCGCCAGCGCCTGATCGATTTCATCTTCGTCCCCCATAATCAGCATATCAAGCTGCTCTCGGTCTAATATAAGACTGTTCTCGTCATAGTGGACGTGATTGATTTTTGGTGCTTCAGACATCTTAATAATGGGTCCAATCCTGCGGAGGTCTACGGACGCGCAGCGAGAATAGGCATAATTTGTTCACAGAATGTGTTCGACAGTCTGCTCGGCTTGCAATCTTTCAATCGAGCTCTCTGCCAATTCGCGCCCATAATCCTTACGACGCATAAACTCAAACATCGCATCCGCTAATGCGTCTGGACTGTCAGCCTGAAACAACAATGCATTTTGCTGATGCTCCAAGATTTCCTGATTACCGCCCACATCCGCCACTATGCACGGAAGTTTCGATAGCATCGCTTCCAGCACCGTCATAGAAAAAGGCTCTCCATAACGACTCGTATACAGCAATGCGTCATAATTAGCATAATGATCTGCCAACTCCCCGGGTCGAATGCCCCGCATCGTCACTTGATCAATGAGTCCGGCCGTTTGTATTCGCTCGCGCTTAGCCTTGCGCTCGCTAGGCTCCCCCATCGCAAAA
The nucleotide sequence above comes from Coraliomargarita algicola. Encoded proteins:
- a CDS encoding LptF/LptG family permease, yielding MSLIDRYVLKEWLIGFTLTMGVIIGILILQNMYDSLPDLLDTDASFQQILFYYSLALPSYLPAILPIALLVSLLFTLGTLHRNNEIIAMRASGASLFRISRSLWGAGLLLTALLFYLTASVIPKSVEQSRTFFDNLEFAADEVEQDAREVGLIYNLGFDNLKDGRLWFMNRFSERAWLGLGVNVHSRDQSGQELSRISASEAYFDNTQGSWVFINGRELMLDPETGDPLRALTFKEKKFEDFDEDPTLMLALHKKPKELSLNELKRIIDTVTPEENPSVRAYLVQYYSLLAAPFSCLVVVGIAVPFAVAGVRTNPMIGVSKAMGFFAIFYVLMSVASILGERQLVSAMLAAWIPNLVMLALSARLFIKAR
- a CDS encoding sodium-dependent transporter, with amino-acid sequence MVKRIKESWNSRLGVILAVAGSAVGLGNFLRFPGQAAEYGGGAFMLAYFISFLLIGLPICWAEWIMGRHGGQAGFNSCPGIFNYITRHPAFKYVGVIGVLIPVIIYMYYVYIEAWCLGYAVNFLTGDMDFATVEQSGEFWGNFIGIGADGSALGFGLQQVGFYLLLVFLLNFILIYRGISKGIELFCKYAMPTLVFIAFIILLRVLTLGTPDAEHPARNVSNGLGFMWNPVKHVVELKDETGEWIVDREVVDEQRLAAVNAAAANSETMRVRHISMRQQLLNPQLWLAAAGQIFFSLSVGFGVIITYSSYMSKNDDVVLSGLAATSANEFCEVALGGLITLPAAVTFLGVAGVAGMGTFGLGFNVLPMVFANMAFGEIFGFLFFFLLFLAAVTSSLSMLQPGIAFLEEAMKINRKQSVALLGLITAIGCGFVVYFSKDVKALDTMDFWVGTFLIFILATMQIIIFGWMLGAEKGLELSHQGAAIRIPRFFTFVMKYVSPSLLLIIFALWMATNIFGVNLSTGEAHYSSYVVDLFIEPNTVARLSVGLILLVAALFTIITVINPGYKNLKKGK
- a CDS encoding DUF2254 domain-containing protein, translating into MNKSLFLLLFRRITQSFWFIPAGLFLSAICIAFLLTGTDHLLGLHQRLQNFEWLVASSPDGARAVLSTIAGSMITVAGVLISTTIVVLTLASQQYGPRLVKNFIEDRPSQIVIGSFAACFIYSILIMRNIHSGEVEFVPHLSILVAVVAAVVCIGMMIYFIHHISVTIQVQSILERVHEDLSGLVHDIFPENLSKPLDTPAVVLEQEAVAASLQAKIASPITTPKPGYLQAVRSDRLLELAQTHALIVKLHVQPGTFLLQNEHVCQAFADEALCEDTAETLLSCFVFGRFPTSEQDLTFPIKQLEEMAIRALSPGINDPHTAIECIDYLATSLRAIAQRPFPSNYRADAEGALRLITPKHDFEKILRTAFQQIHHYGREDVNVVSRIFMALQKIGDDPALDGARRDSLTKFAKELLDKSEACASCEGDKQQIREAYQAAVKTHLTEIPV
- a CDS encoding Hpt domain-containing protein produces the protein MSEAPKINHVHYDENSLILDREQLDMLIMGDEDEIDQALAAELFDLFANESAAKLELLPEVCAQGDVLQLRNIVHFIAGSAGNMGLARLASFYRGIEQAIDEKQLTDISQIEATIRLEFETARDVFRDAFNL
- a CDS encoding class I SAM-dependent rRNA methyltransferase, encoding MENLTSIQLTGAAQGAGHPWVSLEALSGPLPEAPCVATLLDVSGQVLGSGLFDPRDPSAAWRRFSYAEGAHFDGAYLAGAINDALARRSDEHCQRLICSDADYLPGLEVELYDGVLTVTSTHPVVDAVMDAIVESLKEACEPKEIVFLKPGTAQTLSGQNLKARWIEIDGIAYRIDLLNTEKPRFYLDQREQHALVGSLCEGRTVLDGYAHSGAFALQAARNGAEHVVAVDCSEICIKAIGAQAQKNNCFVETIDADVAAFLAERGVGDLDAIILDPPHTEAFDAVRVEALHTSAFTCLPEGGLLATYCRSTTTTAAAFEAVVAQAASAAGREARIFARTAQPFDFPVLLNFPESRYLKGLILQVE